A region of Thermotoga sp. Mc24 DNA encodes the following proteins:
- a CDS encoding ABC transporter ATP-binding protein, producing MIEVHNLWKEYNGKEKVTALKGINLRINTGEFVVILGPSGSGKTTLLNCLSGVDRPTRGTVVIHGTDLYRLSEEERTRFRAENMGFVFQFFNLVPVLTAIENVELPLLILGVNRKEARERAFEILRKVGLAHKCDRFPEELSGGEKQRVAIARAIVHNPKVIWADEPTGALDNETGRMIIDLLMEMKRNSTLVIVTHDERIAEKADRVIKIRDGQIEQDIRENVL from the coding sequence TTGATCGAAGTCCACAACCTGTGGAAGGAGTACAATGGGAAAGAGAAAGTAACGGCCTTGAAGGGTATAAATCTAAGAATAAACACTGGAGAATTTGTTGTGATCCTGGGTCCATCAGGTTCTGGAAAGACGACTCTTCTGAACTGTCTTTCTGGTGTGGATCGTCCCACAAGGGGAACTGTAGTAATTCACGGGACAGACCTGTACAGACTCTCAGAAGAGGAAAGAACGAGGTTCAGAGCGGAAAACATGGGGTTCGTGTTTCAATTCTTCAATCTCGTTCCCGTTCTTACCGCTATTGAAAATGTGGAACTACCTCTGCTCATACTGGGTGTGAACAGAAAAGAAGCAAGAGAGCGAGCCTTCGAAATTCTGAGGAAAGTGGGATTGGCTCACAAGTGTGATAGATTTCCTGAGGAACTCTCCGGAGGGGAAAAACAGCGCGTTGCCATCGCGAGGGCCATCGTCCACAACCCAAAAGTCATATGGGCGGATGAACCCACCGGTGCCCTGGACAACGAGACAGGAAGAATGATCATAGACCTTCTGATGGAAATGAAGAGAAATTCCACACTGGTAATCGTGACTCATGACGAAAGAATAGCAGAGAAAGCGGACCGGGTTATAAAGATAAGAGATGGTCAAATAGAACAGGATATACGTGAAAATGTGTTGTAA
- a CDS encoding ABC transporter permease translates to MILKIALRNFTKNLKISLVVILGLAISLSLVTGALSLSDSINVWKWERIEENFGNADAVAEPKSPSFLFFSFATSKIDDSEIENLKKQVKGVLPVSEDSARLNNSLDVLVIATEPESLSDFVGESLTLNPGEAIVGKSVARLMNLKVGDRITLLFSSGSREFTIVKIGEEGFLNFKGESASLPGTVFINAEDFPSGVFPTKCYLYYSLPIEKHEETNIETNLRVRNIKYSFLKSPINRSLAYVTLAFSGISIFVGFLVFYMFCEDVMRDRSSTLVTLRKIGLRKMEEWGILLLEGFMYSLISAAAGVLIGIFVGKFLLSRFQEVVDVISSSFFHVDKIVFHLSIRTLFLSLGLGVLFPMILFLLKAREITGKPPVYREMGEQLDVSWKLLIFVVFLGLVLFFSELRVFSVVLLSLVIAIKLKNPFIMMALGTLNLGMGFFSDLNLQSERDFILSSLNKGSAIFFGVTLLVFSVVLLSKNVFNNLMSKGNLSLLIGLSYVQRFPKKGITVSLTFAFLIFSVTVFNILSASADRFVQEKVRGGLFGYNFLVLENPFRSLLAKTSLPLHEELKDPCRVYLYTLKTEKGEKMIAFVDESFFRNSTLKLLRGSVKSLEASDTVLIGDPVDFEEITGTLKSILPLGGREDVKFKIAGVYNKNDYLVPIDMIAPISNAASDVKPLSLLLGKVEKSSASNVKQFYLSKFAYPFFLDEEFKKLYSGIEGLVSVIRFIFLFGFLSASSGLLLFVLKSYFSRVKIMGTLRAVGMKINQLVTSFLIEHLFFLFGGILIGTVSGVLVGYFVSEAMSESLGTFMVSVPVASILLSLLTVVALASAVMVIPSFMMSKLSPLEAMREGE, encoded by the coding sequence GTGATTCTGAAAATCGCTCTGAGAAACTTCACAAAAAATTTGAAAATCTCCCTCGTTGTCATCTTAGGATTGGCCATCAGCCTGTCGCTGGTAACGGGAGCGCTGTCTCTTTCGGATTCGATAAACGTGTGGAAATGGGAAAGGATAGAAGAAAACTTCGGTAACGCGGATGCCGTGGCTGAGCCAAAGAGCCCTTCCTTTCTCTTTTTCTCATTTGCAACCTCAAAAATCGATGATTCTGAAATAGAAAACCTGAAAAAACAGGTGAAAGGTGTCCTCCCAGTCTCAGAAGACAGCGCCAGGTTGAACAACTCTCTGGACGTTCTCGTGATAGCTACAGAACCGGAATCCCTCTCAGACTTCGTCGGCGAGTCACTGACTTTGAATCCGGGAGAGGCCATAGTTGGAAAGTCTGTTGCAAGACTGATGAACCTGAAGGTGGGAGACAGAATCACCCTGCTCTTCTCATCAGGAAGTAGGGAATTTACCATTGTAAAAATCGGTGAGGAAGGTTTTTTGAACTTCAAAGGTGAATCGGCGAGTCTGCCTGGAACTGTTTTCATCAACGCGGAAGATTTTCCCAGTGGAGTTTTCCCCACAAAGTGTTACCTTTACTACAGCCTTCCAATCGAAAAACATGAAGAAACGAACATAGAGACGAATCTCAGGGTGAGGAATATAAAGTACAGCTTTCTCAAATCTCCGATCAACAGGTCCCTCGCTTACGTGACACTGGCTTTCTCTGGCATTTCAATCTTCGTTGGTTTCTTAGTTTTTTACATGTTCTGTGAGGACGTGATGAGAGACAGGAGCTCCACACTCGTGACTCTGAGAAAGATAGGGCTCAGAAAGATGGAAGAGTGGGGAATACTGCTTCTGGAAGGTTTCATGTACTCTCTGATATCGGCAGCAGCAGGTGTGTTGATTGGGATTTTCGTCGGAAAGTTTCTTCTGAGTCGTTTTCAGGAAGTCGTTGATGTGATCTCATCTTCGTTTTTCCACGTTGATAAGATAGTATTTCACCTTTCGATCAGAACACTCTTTCTTTCCCTTGGACTCGGGGTTCTTTTCCCAATGATCCTTTTCCTTCTGAAAGCGAGAGAAATAACTGGGAAACCGCCCGTTTACAGAGAAATGGGAGAACAGCTGGATGTCTCCTGGAAACTCTTGATCTTCGTTGTGTTTCTGGGTTTAGTTCTTTTCTTCTCCGAACTTCGTGTGTTTTCCGTGGTTTTGCTGTCACTGGTCATCGCTATCAAACTGAAGAATCCATTCATAATGATGGCTCTTGGCACTTTGAACCTTGGTATGGGATTCTTTTCCGATTTGAACCTTCAAAGTGAAAGGGATTTCATTCTATCATCACTGAACAAAGGATCCGCTATTTTCTTTGGTGTGACTCTTTTGGTTTTTTCGGTGGTTCTTCTTTCAAAGAACGTCTTCAACAACCTCATGTCTAAGGGCAATCTTTCCCTACTGATAGGACTTTCCTACGTCCAGCGCTTTCCAAAGAAAGGTATCACAGTTTCCCTGACCTTCGCCTTTCTGATCTTCTCTGTCACAGTCTTCAACATACTTTCTGCCAGCGCGGACCGATTTGTTCAGGAAAAGGTGAGAGGAGGGCTCTTTGGATACAATTTTCTGGTTCTGGAAAATCCATTCAGGTCTTTATTGGCGAAAACATCTCTCCCCCTTCATGAAGAGTTGAAAGATCCTTGCAGAGTTTACCTTTATACCTTGAAAACAGAAAAGGGAGAAAAAATGATCGCTTTTGTTGATGAATCGTTTTTTAGAAACTCAACGCTGAAGCTTCTTCGGGGATCCGTGAAATCTCTGGAGGCCTCTGATACTGTTCTGATAGGAGATCCTGTTGATTTTGAAGAAATAACAGGAACTCTGAAGTCCATCCTCCCACTCGGTGGAAGAGAAGATGTTAAGTTTAAAATCGCTGGCGTTTACAACAAGAACGATTATCTGGTCCCGATCGACATGATCGCACCTATCTCAAACGCCGCCAGCGACGTAAAACCCTTATCTCTGCTTCTTGGAAAAGTTGAAAAAAGCAGTGCTTCCAATGTGAAACAGTTCTACCTCTCAAAATTTGCCTATCCTTTTTTCTTGGATGAGGAATTCAAAAAACTCTACAGCGGAATAGAGGGGCTCGTCAGCGTAATAAGGTTCATTTTCCTGTTTGGATTCTTATCTGCCTCCTCCGGACTTCTACTTTTTGTTCTGAAATCGTACTTTTCCAGAGTAAAGATAATGGGAACACTCCGCGCCGTGGGGATGAAAATAAACCAGTTGGTAACCTCCTTCCTGATAGAACATCTTTTCTTCCTCTTCGGAGGAATACTCATAGGTACCGTCTCAGGTGTTCTCGTGGGGTATTTCGTTTCAGAAGCAATGTCTGAAAGCCTCGGAACTTTCATGGTTTCCGTACCGGTAGCTTCTATACTTCTGTCGCTTCTCACAGTGGTTGCTCTTGCTTCAGCCGTTATGGTGATACCGAGTTTTATGATGTCAAAACTCTCACCACTTGAAGCCATGAGGGAAGGAGAGTGA